Within Thermodesulfobacteriota bacterium, the genomic segment CAGGAGCGCCTGGAGCTCGGCCCCGGCCCGGTCCACGTCCTCCAGGATCAGCGTACCCCCCCGCGCGGCTTCCAGGAATCCGCCGGCGGCGAGTTGGGCGGCCGCCTTGGGGTCCGCGAGTCCCTGCCGCAGCAGCGGACACCGCGCCCGGGGGCCGAAGCGATGCAGAAAACGGGCGGCATGGGTCTTGCCGACCCCGGGCTCCCCGTACAGGACCATCCGCACGTCGGTGGGCGAGGCGCGGCGGTGGGCCGCGGCCCCCCCCCCCCAGGCACGCGCCTGGGCCAGGAAGACCGGGGCGGGGCCGCCCCCGGGGTCTTCGGGAACGAAGCGGCGGGAAGGAGTCACGGCGGTCTCCGGGCCTCAGGCTGCCGCCCGCGCGGGGGCCCCGTGGCGCAGCCGGGCCGCCAGGCCCAGGAGCTGGTTGACGTCCACGATCAGGGTCACCCGGCCGTCCCCCCGGATGGTGGCCCCCGCGATGCCCGGAGTGTCGGTGAGGTAGCTGCCCAGGCTCTTGATGACGACCTCCTCTTCCCCGACCAGGGCGTCCACCACGAGCCCCACCCGTTTCTCGGCCATGCCCAGGATCACCACGTACTCGCGGCCCTTCTCCTTGCGGGCGGTCGGGATGCCGAAGACCTGGTCGATGCGCAGGAGCGGCACGACCCGGTCGCGCAGCCGCAGCACCGGTGCCCGATCCACGGTCTTGATCTCCTGGGGCTCGACCCGCACGGTCTCCACCACGCTCACCAGGGGCACCGCGTACACCTCGGCGCCGGTGCGCACCAGCAGCGCCTGGATGATGGCCAGGGTGAGCGGGATGCGCACGTCGACACGGGTGCCGCCGCCCAGGGTGGAGTCGATCTCGATCAGGCCGTTGAGCTGAGCGATGTTGGTCTTCACCACGTCCATCCCCACGCCCCGGCCGCTCACGTTGGTCACGACCTGGGCCGTGGAGAAACCGGGGGCGAAAACGAGGTTGAAGGCCTCCTTGGGGGACATGGAGGCGGCCTCCTGGGCGGAGACGAGCCCCTTCTCCATTGCCTTTCGCTTGAGCACCTCGGGGTCCATGCCCTTCCCGTCGTCCTCCACGCTCACCACGATGTGGTTTCCCTCGTGGCACGCGGAGAGCCGGATGCGGCCCTCCCGGGACTTGCCTGCCGCGGCCCGCGCTTCGGGGCCTTCCACACCGTGGTCGGCGGAGTTTCGGATGAGGTGGACCAGGGGGTCGCCGATGACTTCCACCACGGACTTGTCGAGCTCGGTGTTCTCCCCCTGGATCTCCAGCCGGATCTCCTTTCCCAGGGAGCGGGAGAGGTCGCGCACCATGCGGGGGAACTTGCGGAAGACCTTGTCGATGGGCACGAGCCGGGTCTTCATCACCGCCAGTTGGAGGTCCGAGGCCACCAGGTCGATCTGGGAGGAGGTTTCGCACAGGTCCTCCACCAGGCTCTCCCCTTCGAGCCGTTCTTCCATCTGTCCCCGGAGCCGGGTGAGGCGGTTCTTGGCGAGCACCAGCTCCCCCACCAGGTTCATCAGGGAGTCCAGCCGCTCCACGTCCACGCGGATGGTCTGCTCGGCCTGGGGCGGCCGGCCTCCGGCCTCCGCCGACGCCCCTGCGGGGGCCCTCGTCGCCGGGGAAGGCGGCACCGGGGCTGCGGAGACCTCGGCCCGGGGCGTGTCCCTTGGGGTGGCGGGGGCTGCTTCGGCGGCCCGCGCCAAGGCGGCGAGGAGGTCGTCCACCGCCGGTCCCGGGGAGCCGGCCTGGGCGGCTTGCAGGAGCCGCCGCACCCGGTCCACGGCCTCCAGGATGACGTCCATCACTTCGGGCTGGAGCGCCATTTCGTCTCGCCGGAGCTTGTTGAAGATGTCCTCCACCCGATGGGTGACCTCGCTGATCTGCTGGAACCCGAGGAAGGAGCTGGAGCCCTTGAGGGTGTGGGCCGCCCGGAAGATCTTGTTGAGGAGCTCCCGGTCGCCCGGCCGCTCCTCCAGCGCAACCAGGTCCTGATCCAGGTCGTCGATGAGCTCCCAGCTCTCGAGGAAGAACTCCCGCAGGACCTCGTCCGCCTCCTCGCCGGCGGGAGCGGGCGCCGAGGGCGCGCAATGGGCTTGGGCGCGGGCGGCGGGCTCGGGAGGCGGCGCCCGGCCGGTTTCCCCCGACAGCACTGCTTCCAGGGCGCGGATCGCGCCCCCCGGGTCGGTGGCGGTCTCTCCCCGGCTCTCGAGCTCGTCGAGCAGTGCCCGAAGGCCGTCGTGCACCCCGAGGAGCGCCGAGGCCAGGGCGGGGCCGAAGGAGGCGTCCCCGCGCTTTACCGCCCCCAGCACGTCCTCCGCGGCGTGGGCCAGGCGCCCCACCTGGGCGAATCCCATGAGCCCCGCTCCTCCCTTGATGATGTGCATCTGGCGAAAGAGGAGCGTCACGTGCTCCGGGTCCTCTTCTCCCCGGTCCACCGCCAGGAGGACCCGCGACACCACCTCGAGGCACTCCCGGGCGTCGGCCAGATAGTCGGGAAGCAGCTCCCGGGTGTCGTCGGTGATGCGGTCGGCGTTCATGGATCGCTCCTCCCGAGCAGTGACTCCGTGTCGGTCAGGGGTTTCCGATAGGCCAGGGCGCCGGGAAAGTGGACGGGTTTGAGGGCGTCCGTGAGGCCGTGGAGGGACTCGGCATGCCCCACGAACAGATATCCTCCGGGTTCGACGGCCCGGGCAAAGTGCTCCACGCAACGCCGCCTGGCCTCCCGGTCGAAGTAGATGAGGGCGTTGCGGCAGAAGATCAGGTGAAACCCCCTCATGGCCCACATGGCGCCCTCGTCGGCGAAGTTCAGGAAGCGCACCTCCACCAGGCGGGCGACCTCGGGCCGCACCCGAAACACCTGGGGCCCCGGGGCCTCGAAGTATTTCTGCACGAAGTACGCGGGCGCGGTGCGAAGACTGTAGGGGCCGTACTCGGCCACTCGTGCCCGGGCCAGCATGCTCTGGGACACATCCGTGGCCACGATCCGCGCGTCCCAGCGCCCCAGCTCCTCCCCCAGCGCTTCGGCCACGAGCATGGCCAGGGTGTAGGGCTCCTCCCCCGAGGAGCACGCGGCGCTCCACACCCGCAGCGACCGTTCCCCCTGGTGGGCGCGGGCCGCCAGGAGCCCGGGCAGTACGCGCTTGCGCAGCGCTTCGAGCTGGGGCGCGCCGCGAAAGAACGACGTCTCGTGGGTGGTGAGCTCGTCCAGGAGCTCCAGGAGCTCCGCGGCCCCCCGCAGGGGCGAGCGCACCATCTCGAGGTACGCGTCGACCCCCGTGAGCCCTACCGCCCGCAGCCGCTTGCGCACCCGGCTCTCCAGGAGGAACCGCTTGCTCTCCTCGAACGCGAGGCCGCTGCGCTCGTACACGAAAGCACGAACTCGCTGGAACTCCTCGTCCGACAAGGGCTCGACCCCTGTTGGGGTGAAGACCGAAGCGGCCGGGTTCACCCCTGCGCTCCCCCCACGGCGACCCCGACGGCTCCGGGAATCTCCCCCATGGGGAGCACGGCGTCGGCCAGGCCCGCTTCCACCACCGCGCGGGGCATGCCGTACACGACGCAGCTTGCGGCGTCCTGGGCGATGGCCCGGGCCCCGTGTTCCTTGAGGGCCCGCACCCCTTCCCTCCCGTCCGAGCCCATGCCGGTGAGGACCACGGCCAGGGTCGCGGGCCCCGCCGCCTCGGCGAAGGAGCGGAACATCACGTCCACGCTGGGCTTGTGGAGGCTCTCGGCGGGGTGGTCCGTCAACCGCAGCACCAGGTGGGCGCCCTCGCGGCGCACCACCAGATGGGTTCCGCCGGGCGCCACGAAGCCCCATCCCGCCTCCAGCCGGTCGCCGCTCTCGGCTTCCTTCACCTGCAAGGGCCCCAGCCCGCTCAGGCGCCGGGCGAAGGGCCCGGTAAAGGCCTTGGGCATGTGCTGCACCACGGCGACCGGGGCCGAGAAGCCCGGGGGGAGCCCGGCGAAGAACTTCTGCAGGGCCGGGGGGCCGCCGGTGGAGGCGCCCACGGCCACGAACCGCGGCTGCCCCAGCCCCGGCCGCGGCCGGGGGGCCGCAGGACGCGCAGGTGCCGAGGCCAGCGCCGGCGAGGGGGCGGGGCGGGGGGCTGCGGGGGGGGCCCGGCGGCGGCCCAGGGTGCGTACCTTTTCCCGCAGGGTGTGCTCGATCTGGACGATGTCGAGCACGTTGCCCCCGATGCTCTTGGGGATGTAGTCGAGCGCCCCCTCGTCGAGGGCCTGCAGGGTGACCTCCGCCCCCTCCGCCGTGAGGCTCGAGACCATGAGCACCGGGCGCGGGGAGGTGGCCATGATGCGGCGCAGGGCCTCCAGGCCGTCCATGCGCGGCATCTCCACGTCCAGGGTCACCAGGTCTGGGTCGAGCTCGGCCACCCGCTCCAGGGCGTGGAGGCCGTCCCGGGCGGTGCCCACCACCTGCACCTCCGGGTCGGCTTCCAGCATCCTGGACAGGGCCGTCCGCATGAAAGCCGAGTCGTCCACCACCAGCACTCGGATCACGGCTGCCTCCGGATCTCTTGAGAAGCTGCCGGCTCTGATCGGCTTCGGGAGAAGGGAACTTGACACCTTTTCGACACGGCTACCGCGGGACCTCCTTGCCGGCGGCGCGGTAGACGTGGGCCAGGATCTCGGCCACGGCCTGGAAGAGGTCTGCGGGGATGGGGTCGCCGAGCTCTGCCTCGCGGTACAGGGCTCGGGCGATGGGGGGGGCCTCGTAGAGGGGAATGCGGTGCTCCCGGGCCAGCTCCAGGATGCGCTCGGCCACCCGGTCGGCTCCCTTGGCCACCACCCGGGGAGCGTCCATCTCGGCTGGGTCGTAGCGCAGGGCCACCGCGACGTGGGTGGGGTTGGTGACCACCACGTCGGACTTGGGCACCTCGGCCATCATGCGCCGCCGGGCCATCTCGCGCTGGAGGCTCCGGATGCGGCTCTTGATGAGGGGATCCCCCTCCGTGTCCTTGTACTCGTCCTTGACCTCCTGCTTCGACATCTTGATGCGCTCCTCGAACTGCCACCGCTGGAAGGCGTAGTCCAGGAGCGCGATGACCACGTAGACGAGGAGCACGTACTTGAGGATGGCGAACCCGAGCTCCAGCAGGTACGCGAGGAAGCCCCGGGTGGGCAGGTCGGTGAGATAGGGGATTTCCCCCAGGCGGCCCCGAACGGCCAGGTACGCCACCCACCCGATCAGGACCACCTTGAGGATATTCTTGGCCAGATCGATGATCTTGGCCTTCTGGAAGAGGTTCTTCAGGCCCTTGAAGGGATCGAGCCGCCCCCAGTTGGGCTCCAGCGCCTTGAAGGACACCAGGAACCCCACCTGTACCACGTTGCCCGCGATGCCCCCCACCAGGGCCGCCACCAGCAGGGGCGCCAGGGCCCGGACCAGGGCCCCCACCACCCGCACCGCGAGCGCGACCGTGGCCGCCCCCGTGAGCTCCTGCCCGTCCCCCATGCGCAGGAGGTCCACCGAGAGGGAGCGCAGCTCGGCGTAGATGTTGCCTGCCCCGATCCACAGCCCCAGCACGCCCGCGGCGAGCACGAAGGCCGTGAGGACCTCGGGGCTGCGGGCCATCTGGCCCTCTTCCCGGGCCTCCCGCCGGCGCTTGGGTGTTGCGGACTCGGTCTTTTCCTGATCGTCGCCCGCCATCGGTCAGCCCAGGAGCGCCGCGAGCCCCCGCAGGGCCTCGAAGGTCTCGGAGAAGGCGTGGAGCATCGCGCGCCCCCAGTGGCGCACCGCAAGCCCCATGACCGTGAAGCCCACCAGGATCTGGAGGGGGAACCCCAGCACCAGCATGTTCATCTGCGGCACCGACCGGGCAAAGACTCCCAAGAGGACCTGGGAGGCAAAGAGCGCCGCCACCACGGGGGCCGCGAGCTTGAGCCCCAGGCTGAAGACCTCGCCGGTCAGGTGCGCCACCGCGCCGATCAGGGGTCCGGTGAGGAGCGGCTTGCCCGGCGGGACCGCCGTGAGGTTGTGCGCAAAGACCTCCAGCAGCATCCCCTCTCCCCCCACGGCGAGGAACAGGAGCACCGCCAGGATGAACTGGAACTGGCTCACCACCGAGATCTGGGTCTCGGACTGCGGGTCGAGCACGCTCACGATTCCCAAGCCCATCTGAAAGCCGATGAGCTGCCCGCCGAACTGGACGGCCGCGAACACCAGGCGCGCGATGAAGCCGATGAGGAGGCCCAGGAGGAGCTCCTGCACCCCCAGGGCCACGAGCTCCGCCGCCGACGCCGGCACCGCCACCTCCCCCGGAAACCCCAGGGCCGTGAGCGCCGCGCTGAGCCCCAGCACCGCCGCGGCCTTCACCTGGGTCGGCACGAACGGGGTGGAGAAGACCGGCGCGAAGGCAAAGAGCGCCCCCATCCGCAGGAGCACCAGCAGAAAGGCGAAGAAGCGGGCTTCGGTGATGCCGAGAAGGTCCATGGAGCTCTCTGTCGCGCCGCGCCCGGACGGGGTTCCGGCGGCCCGTTGGGGTCTCTTCCTTATCGGAATCGAGATCGAAATCGCGATCGGAGCCGGGGCCGATTTCGATATCGATTTCGACTGCCCTTGCGGCGCCTCGGGCCGCCCCCCGGGGACCCCCAGGAGGCGCTGCCGCCCGGGCAGGCCAAAGTATCGCCCCGAGTTTGGCCTGTTGGCAAACCCGGCCGGGTGCGGTCTTCCGGCCGGATCCTGGGGCCGAGCGGCGCCGGGAGATGCCGCTTCCCGGGGAGGGAGTGCCCCTGTGACGGCACCCTTCGGTTTCGGGAACCGGTCTCGGGGAACCGGCATTGCTTGTGCACCCAGGTCCCGCTAGCATGGCGCCCCAACGCGGCCGGAGCCGTGCGCCGGGGTCCGTCCTTCCCGTCCGCGTCCAGGGCCGTGCAACCGAAGAGGCGCGCGTTGCCGCACTCAAACACGAGCAAGCCGCGAGGAATCGCGCCATGGATGACCGAGCCTGGGTGTTTTCGGGTGGTTTCACGTGGCTCGGCTTGGTCGGGGGTGGCTGTTTTTGCGCGCGGAATCAACATCGTTGAAACGGGGGTGGTCGGGTTTGGCCGGGGATGGTGTACGGTTGGTACGCACGCGGTACGCACGGCGCCTCCTCCGAATCACCGCTCGGAGGATAGCAGCTCGAGGCGCGGCCGGAGGGACCACGTGAGGGAACACCACCGGCAGACGAAGGCGGGGCCGGTCGGGAGGTAGACGAGGCGGTGGGCAGGGCAGGAGGGGCTTTGCGTGGCTCTGCCTTCCGTGGCCCTGCCTGCCCCGCCCGGGGGACGGGAGCCGAAGGGGCTCCCAGGCGGGCTCGGGAAGATCAGCGGGGCTTGAGGAGGCCGCCGGCGGGGCGGCTGCCGAACCACCAGCCTACCGAGGTGCAGCTCAGGAAGAGGACCATGTCCACGATCTTGAGCAGCAAGTCGAAGGCGTGGGCGTCGTCGAGGCCGCCCATCTGCCCGAAGACCCGCACGGTCAGCGCCGTGGTGAGGCCCAGGAGGTAGGTGGTGATGAGGGGGCGCATGAGGCCGCGCACGATGTCCACGAGGCCCAGGCCGACCCCTACGAGACCGGCCCAGAAGCCCCCCAGGCGCGCGGCCCAGGGGGCCGACCAGGTGGCGCCCTGGGCCTCCTGGAGGAGCGAGGTCTGGAGCGCCCCGAGGTCGGCCACCCGCTCCTCCTTCGCGGCCTCGATGCTCGCCAGGTGCGCGGCGTGCTCGGCCTCGCGGTCCATCACGGCGAGCTCGTGGCTGCGGTCGGCGTCGCGCTCCTGCATCCGCAGCTCGGCCATTTGCTTTTCGTGGCGGGCTTCCAGCCACCCCTTGGCCAGGCTCCCCACGGTGCCGAAGAGCCCGCCGGCCACGGCGGACCAGCCTCCGGACAAGATCGCCTCGATCATCGGTAGCCCTCCTCTACGGTGAGCCGTATCTCGGGAGCCGCGGCGCCCCCCAGAGCCTCCACCAGGCGCCCCAGGGCCACGCGGGAGGCCAGAACGGCCCGCTGTCCCTCCAGGAGGCCCCGGTAGGCCCCGGGCAACAGGCACCCCTCGGTGTGGGTCTTGAGGCCCTGCTCGCGGTCGCCGGCCAGGTTGCCCGCGTGGAGCAGGATGCCGTCGCGGCCGGGCACCTCCTGCACCCAGTAGACCCACCCGTACCGGGGCGAGCGGTGCCATACGCAGCGGTACCGCCCGGGGGGGATGGCCGAGAGGTTGCGGCGGTTGTCCCTCCAGGGCGGTTCGGCGCTCTGGCAGGCGTAGGGGCCCCCGGGCCCGCAGGCGGTGAGTACCCCGAAGGTGCCGTGGTCGCCGGTGTCGGTGCGCAGCAGGTGCAGCCGGGGGAGCTCCGGCGAGGTCTCCGGGCCCGATGCCGGGGGCGCGGGCTCCGCAGCGCGAACGGCGTTCGCGGCCGGCGCCGGGCTCCCCCGCAGCCGCCGCCACAGGGCCCCCCAGGTCACCGCAGGTCCTCCGGCCGGGGTATGGCCTCCCCGAGCTCGCGGCGGGCGGCCACGAGCTGGTCGGCCCAGCGAGCGCACACCTCGTGGCAGGGGCACAGGGCGCGCTTCAAGGCGTCGAGCGCCAGGCACGCCTCCACGGCGGTGAGGCCGGGGTGGGTCACCAGCACGTCGCGCAGGGGCACGAAGTCCCAGGCCCGGGGGCACGGCTTCATCGAAGCCATCCGCGCCACAGGCGCCGCCACCAGGGCACCCGCGGGGGGGCCGGCCGGGCCGAGGCGGGATGCAGGTCCTCGGGGTTGGCGCCGGCGCGCACGGCGGCGCGCTCCACCTCGGCCGAGGTCAGCAGCAGGTGCCGGCCCCGGGGCCCCACGACCCACCAGTAATGGCGGGCGCTTCCGAAGCGCCGGTCTCGATTCGGTACGAGCCGCCAGGTCATCGCCGTTTCCTCCTGCTCAGGGCCTCTCGGGCCACGGCCTGCATGCACCGCCAGCACAGGCTTTCTGCGGGCATGGGTACGAGCCACAGCGCCGGATTGGGGGCGCGGCAGCGCTTGCAGCGCAGCACTTCGCGCATGGGCAGGGCCGGCAGCGGGGGCTCAGCCCTGCTGCCGCTCGCCGCCATGGCACCGGTCCTTGCGGCCGTCGAACCCGGGGGGATCGGTCGTGCGCCGGGGCAAGGGGCCGTGCTGTATCTCACAGGTGCGCTCGATCAGGGAGAGCCGCTCGCTATGGTTGGCGAGCGAGCTCTCGAGCTGGCGAAACCGCCGCGAGCCCTCCTTGAGCTCGCGCTTGATCTCCTGGAGGTCCGAGCGCCCCGCCAGGGCGAGCAGGTTCAGTGCCGCCAGAAGCGCCGTGAAGATCGCCCCCAAGACCCAGAAGACCAGGGTGGAGCCTTGCCCCCCCGCGAGATCCGCGGCGGCCTGGGCGGGGGCGGGCCAGAAGAAGTCCATCGCGTCACCTCTCTCGCACGGTCAGCGCCAGCCCGGGCCAGCGGCGGGCGCGGTAGCCGGGGTCGTGCTGATGGGCGTAGGCCTCCACCTCGGCCGACTTCTCCCGATAGGGCCTGCGACGCTCGGTCCAGAGATAGCGCCAGAGAAAGCGCCAGAGCCCCGCCTCGGCCTGCTGGCACACGTGGATGAGCTCGTGGTTTCGGGCGGCGTCCGACACCAGCCCTCGGGGGTGGGTAAAGAAGACGCGCCGTCCCAGGGCCAGCCCCCAGGGCCCGCGGCGGCCCGCGAAGAAGAGCCGCGCCAGGAGCGAGCGGTACACCACCGTCACCCGCAGCTCGGCTCGAAGGGGCCGGGGCTCAGTCCACATGCACGACGAACTGAAAGCCCGAAAGGTTCGAAGCCGTGCCGCTGGCGGTATACGAATGCACCTCGAAATACGACGCCTGGACCTGGCCGACCACCATCATGTCGTTGGTCCCCGAGACGCCGTTGGCCGGGATCACGGTGTAGTTCGTCGTGCCCAG encodes:
- a CDS encoding DUF5675 family protein, encoding MTWGALWRRLRGSPAPAANAVRAAEPAPPASGPETSPELPRLHLLRTDTGDHGTFGVLTACGPGGPYACQSAEPPWRDNRRNLSAIPPGRYRCVWHRSPRYGWVYWVQEVPGRDGILLHAGNLAGDREQGLKTHTEGCLLPGAYRGLLEGQRAVLASRVALGRLVEALGGAAAPEIRLTVEEGYR
- a CDS encoding chemotaxis protein CheA, with amino-acid sequence MNADRITDDTRELLPDYLADARECLEVVSRVLLAVDRGEEDPEHVTLLFRQMHIIKGGAGLMGFAQVGRLAHAAEDVLGAVKRGDASFGPALASALLGVHDGLRALLDELESRGETATDPGGAIRALEAVLSGETGRAPPPEPAARAQAHCAPSAPAPAGEEADEVLREFFLESWELIDDLDQDLVALEERPGDRELLNKIFRAAHTLKGSSSFLGFQQISEVTHRVEDIFNKLRRDEMALQPEVMDVILEAVDRVRRLLQAAQAGSPGPAVDDLLAALARAAEAAPATPRDTPRAEVSAAPVPPSPATRAPAGASAEAGGRPPQAEQTIRVDVERLDSLMNLVGELVLAKNRLTRLRGQMEERLEGESLVEDLCETSSQIDLVASDLQLAVMKTRLVPIDKVFRKFPRMVRDLSRSLGKEIRLEIQGENTELDKSVVEVIGDPLVHLIRNSADHGVEGPEARAAAGKSREGRIRLSACHEGNHIVVSVEDDGKGMDPEVLKRKAMEKGLVSAQEAASMSPKEAFNLVFAPGFSTAQVVTNVSGRGVGMDVVKTNIAQLNGLIEIDSTLGGGTRVDVRIPLTLAIIQALLVRTGAEVYAVPLVSVVETVRVEPQEIKTVDRAPVLRLRDRVVPLLRIDQVFGIPTARKEKGREYVVILGMAEKRVGLVVDALVGEEEVVIKSLGSYLTDTPGIAGATIRGDGRVTLIVDVNQLLGLAARLRHGAPARAAA
- the fliR gene encoding flagellar biosynthetic protein FliR yields the protein MDLLGITEARFFAFLLVLLRMGALFAFAPVFSTPFVPTQVKAAAVLGLSAALTALGFPGEVAVPASAAELVALGVQELLLGLLIGFIARLVFAAVQFGGQLIGFQMGLGIVSVLDPQSETQISVVSQFQFILAVLLFLAVGGEGMLLEVFAHNLTAVPPGKPLLTGPLIGAVAHLTGEVFSLGLKLAAPVVAALFASQVLLGVFARSVPQMNMLVLGFPLQILVGFTVMGLAVRHWGRAMLHAFSETFEALRGLAALLG
- a CDS encoding protein-glutamate O-methyltransferase CheR, giving the protein MNPAASVFTPTGVEPLSDEEFQRVRAFVYERSGLAFEESKRFLLESRVRKRLRAVGLTGVDAYLEMVRSPLRGAAELLELLDELTTHETSFFRGAPQLEALRKRVLPGLLAARAHQGERSLRVWSAACSSGEEPYTLAMLVAEALGEELGRWDARIVATDVSQSMLARARVAEYGPYSLRTAPAYFVQKYFEAPGPQVFRVRPEVARLVEVRFLNFADEGAMWAMRGFHLIFCRNALIYFDREARRRCVEHFARAVEPGGYLFVGHAESLHGLTDALKPVHFPGALAYRKPLTDTESLLGRSDP
- the flhB gene encoding flagellar biosynthesis protein FlhB codes for the protein MAGDDQEKTESATPKRRREAREEGQMARSPEVLTAFVLAAGVLGLWIGAGNIYAELRSLSVDLLRMGDGQELTGAATVALAVRVVGALVRALAPLLVAALVGGIAGNVVQVGFLVSFKALEPNWGRLDPFKGLKNLFQKAKIIDLAKNILKVVLIGWVAYLAVRGRLGEIPYLTDLPTRGFLAYLLELGFAILKYVLLVYVVIALLDYAFQRWQFEERIKMSKQEVKDEYKDTEGDPLIKSRIRSLQREMARRRMMAEVPKSDVVVTNPTHVAVALRYDPAEMDAPRVVAKGADRVAERILELAREHRIPLYEAPPIARALYREAELGDPIPADLFQAVAEILAHVYRAAGKEVPR
- a CDS encoding chemotaxis response regulator protein-glutamate methylesterase, which produces MIRVLVVDDSAFMRTALSRMLEADPEVQVVGTARDGLHALERVAELDPDLVTLDVEMPRMDGLEALRRIMATSPRPVLMVSSLTAEGAEVTLQALDEGALDYIPKSIGGNVLDIVQIEHTLREKVRTLGRRRAPPAAPRPAPSPALASAPARPAAPRPRPGLGQPRFVAVGASTGGPPALQKFFAGLPPGFSAPVAVVQHMPKAFTGPFARRLSGLGPLQVKEAESGDRLEAGWGFVAPGGTHLVVRREGAHLVLRLTDHPAESLHKPSVDVMFRSFAEAAGPATLAVVLTGMGSDGREGVRALKEHGARAIAQDAASCVVYGMPRAVVEAGLADAVLPMGEIPGAVGVAVGGAQG